In Leucoraja erinacea ecotype New England unplaced genomic scaffold, Leri_hhj_1 Leri_82S, whole genome shotgun sequence, one genomic interval encodes:
- the LOC129694866 gene encoding SUN domain-containing protein 2-like isoform X2, with the protein MWHRRTWTPACKLWKADFKKETVLLPLVHKLLFGSSQDSTGEPLTAQLVHHKELDALLAGLEKILSDASLYPGTAMEAHSTAVRAGIIKNKDAAAFKLIEQRVNNNWGHPEYTCLYRFCVHGEAAM; encoded by the exons ATGTGGCACAGAAGGACATGGACCCCAGCATGCAAGCTTTGGAAAGCAGACTTCAAA AAGGAGACGGTGTTGCTCCCACTTGTCCACAAGCTGCTCTTCGGTTCATCACAAGATAGCACAGGGGAACCACTGACAGCACAGCTGGTACATCACAAGGAACTTGATGCCCTCCTCGCTGGCTTGGAGAAGATCCTCTCTGATGCTTCACTTTATCCTGGTACTGCAATGGAGGCACACTCGACAGCTGTCAGAGCAGGGATTATTAAG AACAAAGATGCTGCAGCATTCAAACTAattgaacagcgggtgaataacaaCTGGGGTCATCCAGAATACACTTGCCTGTACCGGTTCTGTGTCCACGGAGAAGCAGCGATGTGA
- the LOC129694866 gene encoding uncharacterized protein LOC129694866 isoform X1, which yields MPWSDLKLPTGIRTNKELRCGGDRRRPEGEWVKWPRSRSLFPAPRRSFCCSDPGHRDHHSVLQEVKEMESAVERLTDEQKQLLTALALLEEQLSQTRLELQTAHVAQKDMDPSMQALESRLQKQRCCSIQTN from the exons ATGCCGTGGTCTGATCTCAAACTCCCAACTGGTATCCGAACGAACAAAGAATTGAG GTGCGGCGGGGACAGGCGGCGACCAGAAGGGGAGTGGGTGAAGTGGCCACGCTCACGCTCCTTGTTCCCGGCGCCGCGGCGAAGCTTCTGCTGCTCGGACCCCGGCCACCGGGACCATCACTCG GTGTTGCAGGAGGTGAAGGAAATGGAATCTGCTGTGGAAAG gttgACAGATGAACAGAAGCAGCTACTGACTGCACTGGCATTGCTGGAGGAGCAGCTCAGCCAGACACGGCTGGAACTGCAGACTGCACATGTGGCACAGAAGGACATGGACCCCAGCATGCAAGCTTTGGAAAGCAGACTTCAAA AACAAAGATGCTGCAGCATTCAAACTAattga